A genomic segment from Microbacterium sp. SORGH_AS_0428 encodes:
- a CDS encoding DUF2993 domain-containing protein, whose protein sequence is MSEVMGLFDDQDDAPRTVRRRRRWPWLVAVLVVLLLIVAAFFAGEWVARDLVTKAVKQQLVSRLDLAADQQIDVDIADPSLLLDLALGQVGQVRIAADDVTVGDFTGDVSVTLRDLGIRAPFTLGSGEATVSLNAEQLRPLLAEAAPVAIDGLTIAQPDVSASTQLSVFGLAVPVQVALTPSAAEGRLVLTPVSLSVAGAEVTADGLRAQFGSVADPLLAGYRVCVAQYLPRGLTLSQVAVQGDRLAADFDIAGELLTDAGAREKGSCA, encoded by the coding sequence ATGAGCGAGGTGATGGGGCTGTTCGACGACCAGGACGACGCGCCCCGCACCGTGCGCCGGCGCCGCCGGTGGCCGTGGCTCGTCGCGGTGCTGGTGGTGCTGCTGCTCATCGTCGCCGCGTTCTTCGCGGGGGAATGGGTGGCGCGAGACCTCGTGACGAAGGCCGTCAAGCAGCAGCTCGTGTCGCGACTCGATCTCGCCGCGGATCAGCAGATCGATGTGGACATCGCCGATCCCTCGCTGCTGCTGGATCTGGCACTGGGCCAGGTCGGCCAGGTGCGCATCGCCGCCGACGATGTGACGGTCGGAGACTTCACGGGCGACGTGTCGGTCACCCTCCGCGATCTCGGCATCCGCGCACCCTTCACGCTCGGCTCCGGCGAGGCGACGGTGTCGCTGAACGCCGAGCAGCTCCGCCCGCTCCTGGCGGAGGCGGCGCCGGTGGCCATCGACGGCCTCACGATCGCTCAGCCCGACGTGAGCGCGTCGACCCAGCTGTCGGTGTTCGGCCTCGCCGTGCCGGTGCAGGTCGCTCTCACCCCGTCGGCGGCGGAGGGGCGGCTCGTGCTCACCCCGGTGTCGCTGAGCGTGGCCGGTGCCGAGGTGACCGCGGACGGCCTGCGCGCCCAGTTCGGCTCCGTCGCCGACCCTCTGCTCGCCGGGTACCGGGTGTGCGTCGCGCAGTACCTGCCGCGCGGGCTCACCCTCAGCCAGGTCGCGGTGCAAGGCGATCGGCTCGCGGCCGATTTCGACATCGCGGGCGAGCTGCTCACGGATGCCGGTGCGCGGGAGAAGGGCAGCTGCGCCTGA
- a CDS encoding DUF6458 family protein produces MGIGSGIALFVIGAILAFAVNVDLGGYVNLSLIGYILMGAGVLVFLISLVLVMRRRSSVSTSRTAVDPASGERVTTRRTTDNGEPLA; encoded by the coding sequence ATGGGTATTGGAAGCGGAATCGCACTCTTCGTGATCGGAGCGATCCTGGCGTTCGCCGTGAACGTCGATCTCGGCGGCTACGTCAACCTGAGTCTCATCGGATACATCCTGATGGGCGCGGGGGTCCTCGTCTTCCTGATCAGCCTGGTCCTGGTCATGCGTCGTCGTTCGAGCGTGTCGACCTCGCGCACCGCGGTCGACCCCGCCAGTGGTGAGCGCGTCACGACGCGTCGCACTACGGACAACGGCGAACCCCTCGCCTGA
- a CDS encoding transglutaminase family protein — protein sequence MQRQVRAELDLELGSSVDLILQIAVARSAGVVNERLSLVQDGRELLPRELLDAAGNRLHRLTGEAGLLQVHYEAVVGPGAPPVTTEIDTIAALRPSRYAQSDEVFATARRLFRGLSGRQLVEAVSDFVATSVTYTPGMSLGTDSAVTTLASGQGVCRDYAHLVIALLRAMDMPARYVACYAPQLDPMDFHAVAEVLVEGEWSVVDATRLAPRSSLVRIATGRDAADCAFLSYHGGYVGLERLEVDATVQDAPGTVDDHAALVPMA from the coding sequence GTGCAGCGCCAAGTGAGAGCCGAACTCGACCTCGAACTGGGCTCCTCCGTCGACCTCATCCTGCAGATCGCGGTGGCGCGGTCGGCGGGCGTCGTGAACGAGCGGCTGAGCCTGGTGCAGGACGGGCGCGAGCTGCTGCCGAGGGAGCTCCTGGACGCGGCAGGCAACCGCCTGCACCGCCTGACGGGCGAGGCGGGACTCCTCCAGGTGCACTACGAGGCCGTCGTGGGTCCGGGCGCACCGCCTGTCACGACGGAGATCGATACCATCGCGGCTCTGCGGCCGAGCCGCTACGCCCAGTCCGACGAGGTCTTCGCCACCGCGCGGCGACTCTTCCGGGGGCTGAGCGGCCGACAGCTCGTGGAGGCCGTCTCCGATTTCGTGGCCACGAGCGTCACCTACACGCCGGGCATGAGCCTCGGCACCGACAGTGCGGTCACGACCCTCGCCAGCGGGCAGGGCGTCTGCCGCGACTACGCCCATCTCGTCATCGCGCTGTTGCGTGCGATGGACATGCCCGCCCGCTACGTCGCCTGCTACGCGCCTCAGCTCGATCCCATGGACTTCCACGCCGTCGCCGAGGTGCTCGTCGAGGGCGAATGGAGCGTGGTCGATGCCACCCGCCTCGCCCCGCGCTCCTCGCTCGTGCGGATCGCCACAGGCAGAGACGCGGCGGACTGCGCGTTCCTGAGCTACCACGGCGGATATGTGGGCTTGGAGCGGCTCGAAGTGGACGCGACCGTGCAGGATGCGCCCGGCACCGTCGACGACCACGCGGCGCTCGTACCGATGGCCTGA
- the thrC gene encoding threonine synthase, translating into MAHLWRGVLREYADRLGVTDASTVVTLGEGGTPLIPAPALSHRTGAEVWVKFEGMNPTGSFKDRGMTVALSRAVEHGAKAVICASTGNTSASAAAYAAHAGITAAVLVPEGKIAMGKLSQAVAHGGKLIQIRGNFDDCLEIARELAANYPVHLVNSVNPDRIDGQKTAAYEVVSQLGDAPDFHIVPVGNAGNYTAYTRGYTEEAERGVSTKVPRMFGLQAAGSAPLVRGEVVKNPETVASAIRIGNPASWQFALEARDATDGWFGAIEDDRILAAQKLLSETVGVFVEPASAISVAGLLDRAEAGVIPAGARVVLTVTGHGLKDPQWALRDASGGEVAPTVVDNSVSEVASVLELAPQGSQ; encoded by the coding sequence ATGGCACACCTCTGGCGCGGAGTCCTCCGCGAGTACGCCGACCGCCTCGGCGTGACCGACGCCTCCACGGTGGTCACCCTCGGCGAGGGCGGCACCCCGCTCATCCCCGCACCGGCGCTGTCGCACCGCACCGGTGCCGAGGTCTGGGTCAAGTTCGAGGGCATGAACCCGACCGGATCGTTCAAGGACCGCGGTATGACGGTGGCGCTCTCGCGCGCGGTCGAGCACGGGGCCAAGGCCGTCATCTGCGCCTCCACGGGCAACACCTCGGCATCGGCCGCCGCCTACGCCGCGCACGCCGGCATCACCGCGGCCGTCCTCGTGCCCGAGGGCAAGATCGCGATGGGCAAGCTCAGCCAGGCCGTGGCGCACGGCGGCAAGCTCATCCAGATCCGCGGCAACTTCGACGACTGCCTGGAGATCGCTCGCGAGCTCGCCGCGAACTACCCGGTGCACCTCGTGAACTCGGTCAACCCGGACCGCATCGACGGTCAGAAGACGGCAGCCTACGAAGTCGTCTCCCAACTGGGCGACGCCCCCGATTTCCACATCGTCCCCGTGGGCAACGCGGGCAACTACACCGCCTACACGCGCGGCTACACCGAGGAGGCCGAACGCGGCGTCTCGACCAAGGTGCCCCGGATGTTCGGACTCCAGGCAGCCGGCTCCGCTCCGCTCGTGCGCGGCGAGGTCGTCAAGAACCCCGAGACGGTGGCCAGCGCCATCCGCATCGGCAATCCCGCGTCCTGGCAGTTCGCCCTCGAGGCGCGCGACGCCACGGACGGCTGGTTCGGCGCCATCGAGGACGACCGCATCCTCGCCGCGCAGAAGCTGCTGAGCGAGACGGTCGGCGTCTTCGTCGAGCCCGCTTCCGCGATCTCCGTCGCGGGGCTGCTCGACCGGGCCGAGGCCGGAGTGATCCCCGCGGGTGCCCGTGTCGTGCTCACCGTCACCGGTCACGGGCTCAAGGACCCGCAGTGGGCCTTGCGCGACGCATCCGGCGGCGAGGTCGCCCCCACCGTCGTCGACAACTCCGTGTCGGAGGTCGCCTCGGTGCTGGAGCTCGCCCCGCAGGGCTCTCAATGA
- the thrB gene encoding homoserine kinase, whose product MTVAVGRAVTVRVPATSANLGPGFDTLGLALSVYDELEVEALEPGLLEIEVDGAGADQVPRDASHLVVRAIAYAFADAGLPMPGLRLRARNVIPHGRGMGSSGAAVVSGLLAAKGLLEGEVDLDADTLLRLATELEGHPDNVAPALFGGLTIAWVDENGPQHKKLLVHRGVSPIVFVPEFTMSTSVARGLQPDQFSRADAVFNVSRSALLIAALTQSPELLMAATEDKLHQSYRAAAMPETDRLVQALRREGFAAVVSGAGPSVLVLADGPGRRLEAAQLVASHADTPWEALMLAVDFKGGTVRDNAEGATSLT is encoded by the coding sequence ATGACGGTCGCCGTGGGCCGCGCGGTGACAGTGCGCGTGCCCGCCACGAGCGCCAACCTCGGCCCCGGCTTCGACACGCTCGGACTGGCGCTGAGCGTCTACGACGAGCTCGAGGTCGAAGCCCTCGAGCCGGGCCTGCTGGAGATCGAGGTCGACGGGGCCGGCGCCGACCAGGTTCCGCGCGACGCGTCGCACCTCGTCGTGCGCGCCATCGCGTACGCCTTCGCGGATGCGGGTCTGCCCATGCCGGGCCTCCGGCTGCGCGCGCGCAACGTCATCCCGCACGGCCGGGGGATGGGCTCCTCCGGTGCCGCCGTCGTCTCCGGGCTCTTGGCCGCCAAGGGGCTGCTCGAGGGGGAGGTGGATCTCGACGCCGATACGCTGCTGCGGCTCGCCACGGAGCTCGAGGGTCACCCCGACAACGTCGCGCCCGCCCTCTTCGGCGGTCTCACGATCGCGTGGGTCGACGAGAACGGTCCGCAGCACAAGAAGCTGCTCGTGCACCGTGGTGTCTCCCCGATCGTCTTCGTGCCCGAGTTCACGATGTCGACCTCGGTCGCGCGCGGCCTGCAGCCCGATCAGTTCTCGCGCGCGGATGCGGTCTTCAACGTCTCGCGCTCGGCGCTGTTGATCGCGGCGCTGACGCAGAGCCCCGAACTGCTCATGGCCGCCACCGAGGACAAGCTGCACCAGAGCTATCGCGCGGCGGCGATGCCGGAGACCGACCGCCTCGTCCAGGCGCTGCGCCGGGAGGGGTTCGCGGCGGTCGTCTCCGGGGCGGGGCCCTCCGTCCTCGTGCTCGCCGACGGTCCCGGACGTCGTCTGGAAGCGGCGCAGCTGGTCGCCTCGCACGCGGACACTCCGTGGGAGGCGCTCATGCTCGCGGTCGACTTCAAGGGTGGTACAGTGAGGGACAACGCGGAGGGTGCCACGTCACTGACGTGA
- a CDS encoding protein kinase domain-containing protein, translating into MSDILDAVPAGTGSLLAGRYRLIERVGSGGMGTVYRARDELLGRDVAVKLFHSERADGVEDRRKVGEATMLASLSHPCLVTLFDACIGTEAPSYLVMEYIAGPTLRQRLVDGALGLDEAAAMASDLAAALEAVHAAGIVHRDVKPSNVMLRARGRGAGSVGYQAVLADFGVAHLVDSTRLTTPGDVIGTAAYLAPEQVRGHAPVPASDVYSLGLLLIEAITGRHPFADAPAASMLLARLTRQPDVPTGIGYAWRSLLTAMTVHDPASRPSASEVLDRARALPSTTASAATVPLDDALLVATSPISVSAPPAAATEPLPAPLALPAPRRRRRIVAMSAAAGVLIVAAAAVGISTVLAPAPVSEESVVPVQLNTVPTDDGSDQAPAETVESDDQSVVPADTVTPRPGPVTDPQPGPVTDPQTGPASENGSNRGPGNNNGNGNGKKP; encoded by the coding sequence GTGTCCGACATCCTCGACGCCGTTCCCGCCGGGACCGGCTCGCTCCTCGCCGGTCGCTACCGCCTGATCGAACGCGTCGGCAGCGGAGGAATGGGCACGGTCTATCGTGCCCGAGACGAACTGCTCGGCCGTGATGTCGCGGTCAAGCTCTTCCACTCGGAGCGTGCGGACGGCGTCGAGGACCGTCGGAAGGTCGGCGAGGCCACGATGCTCGCCTCGCTCTCGCATCCGTGCCTGGTCACCCTGTTCGACGCGTGCATCGGGACCGAGGCTCCGAGCTATCTCGTCATGGAGTACATCGCCGGCCCGACTCTGCGCCAACGCCTGGTGGACGGCGCCCTGGGGCTCGATGAGGCCGCCGCCATGGCGAGCGACCTCGCCGCGGCACTGGAGGCCGTCCACGCGGCAGGGATCGTGCATCGCGACGTGAAGCCCTCCAACGTCATGCTCCGTGCCCGCGGTCGCGGAGCCGGCAGCGTCGGCTATCAGGCGGTGCTCGCCGATTTCGGCGTCGCGCATCTGGTCGACTCGACGAGGCTCACGACACCCGGCGATGTCATCGGCACAGCGGCCTATCTCGCGCCGGAGCAGGTGCGCGGCCACGCGCCGGTTCCCGCCTCCGACGTCTACTCTCTCGGGCTGCTCCTGATCGAGGCGATCACAGGTCGGCATCCCTTCGCGGATGCGCCGGCGGCCAGCATGCTGCTGGCCCGGCTCACCCGGCAGCCCGATGTTCCCACGGGCATCGGCTACGCGTGGCGTTCCCTGCTCACCGCCATGACGGTGCACGATCCCGCTTCCCGCCCGAGCGCGAGCGAGGTCCTCGATCGGGCCCGTGCACTGCCCTCCACCACGGCGAGCGCCGCGACCGTCCCCCTGGACGACGCGTTGCTCGTCGCGACGTCACCGATCTCCGTCTCGGCTCCCCCCGCGGCGGCCACCGAACCGCTGCCTGCCCCGCTCGCGCTGCCGGCGCCTCGCCGCCGCCGGCGCATCGTGGCCATGTCGGCAGCTGCCGGCGTCCTCATCGTCGCAGCCGCGGCTGTGGGCATCTCGACCGTCCTGGCGCCGGCGCCGGTGAGCGAGGAGTCCGTCGTTCCCGTGCAGCTGAACACCGTCCCGACGGACGACGGATCCGACCAGGCGCCCGCCGAGACGGTCGAGTCCGACGATCAGAGCGTGGTGCCTGCCGACACCGTCACTCCGCGGCCGGGGCCGGTCACGGATCCACAGCCGGGGCCGGTCACGGATCCGCAGACGGGACCCGCATCGGAGAACGGTTCGAATCGGGGCCCCGGCAACAACAACGGGAACGGGAACGGCAAGAAGCCCTGA
- the lysA gene encoding diaminopimelate decarboxylase, with the protein MSSSHDRAAAEEWLLVPDDANDLPPVVWPGSASRRDGRLQIGGVDAGDLAARFGTPLYVLDEDEVRGRARRILAAFQRAAGRHGAEARVYYAGKAFLSAAVARWVLEEGLRIDVASPGELAVALAAGADPSLLGLHGNNKSASQLARAVEIGIGTIIVDSVDEIVRLASVTDGASRRQPVLIRVNTGIHAETHDFLATAHEDQKFGFSLDGAREAAALLRAIPGVELVGLHCHIGSQIFGSEGFAASAERLVALHAELGGLDVLNLGGGFGIAYTRDQQPAVIEELADAIVTAVAATCARLDVPVPTLVFEPGRAIVGTAGVTLYEVGTVKPVSLGDGLVRTYVSVDGGMSDNARPALYGADYSARIASRVSDAAPALVRVVGSHCESGDIVVDAEYLPADVAPGDLLAVPATGAYCFSLSSNYNYMPRPPVVAVRDAEARVIVRGETVDDLLARDALLAQKGDS; encoded by the coding sequence GTGTCCTCCTCGCACGACCGCGCTGCCGCCGAAGAGTGGCTCCTCGTGCCGGACGACGCGAACGATCTCCCGCCGGTCGTGTGGCCCGGATCCGCCTCGCGTCGCGACGGACGTCTGCAGATCGGCGGCGTGGATGCGGGGGATCTCGCCGCACGCTTCGGCACCCCGCTCTACGTCCTCGACGAGGACGAGGTGCGAGGCCGCGCCCGTCGGATCCTCGCCGCCTTCCAGCGGGCCGCGGGAAGGCACGGCGCCGAAGCGCGCGTCTACTACGCGGGCAAGGCGTTCCTCTCCGCGGCCGTGGCGCGGTGGGTGCTCGAGGAGGGTCTGCGCATCGATGTCGCGAGCCCCGGCGAGCTGGCTGTGGCGTTGGCCGCGGGCGCGGATCCGTCGCTGCTGGGCCTGCACGGCAACAACAAGTCTGCGAGCCAGCTGGCGCGGGCCGTCGAGATCGGGATCGGGACGATCATCGTGGACAGCGTCGACGAGATCGTGCGCCTCGCGTCGGTGACCGATGGTGCTTCTCGCCGTCAGCCCGTCCTGATCCGCGTCAACACCGGCATCCACGCCGAGACCCACGACTTCCTCGCGACGGCGCACGAAGACCAGAAGTTCGGCTTCTCCCTCGACGGCGCGCGGGAGGCGGCGGCTCTGCTGCGCGCCATCCCCGGCGTCGAGCTCGTCGGCCTGCACTGCCACATCGGCTCCCAGATCTTCGGTTCGGAGGGCTTCGCCGCATCCGCCGAGCGGCTCGTCGCCCTCCACGCGGAGCTGGGCGGTCTCGACGTGCTCAACCTCGGCGGCGGCTTCGGCATCGCCTACACGCGAGACCAGCAGCCGGCCGTGATCGAGGAGCTCGCCGACGCCATCGTGACCGCTGTCGCTGCGACCTGCGCACGCCTGGACGTGCCCGTGCCGACGCTCGTGTTCGAACCGGGACGCGCGATCGTCGGAACGGCCGGTGTCACGCTGTACGAGGTCGGCACGGTCAAGCCCGTCTCCCTCGGCGACGGTCTCGTGCGCACCTACGTGAGCGTCGACGGCGGGATGAGCGACAACGCCCGTCCGGCGCTCTACGGCGCCGACTACTCCGCCCGTATCGCCTCCCGCGTGAGCGATGCGGCACCCGCCCTCGTCCGGGTGGTCGGATCGCACTGCGAGTCGGGCGACATCGTCGTCGACGCCGAGTACCTCCCCGCCGACGTCGCTCCCGGCGACCTGCTCGCGGTGCCGGCCACCGGCGCCTACTGCTTCTCGCTGTCGAGCAACTACAACTACATGCCGCGGCCCCCGGTGGTCGCGGTGCGTGACGCCGAGGCGCGCGTCATCGTGCGCGGCGAGACGGTCGACGACCTCCTCGCCCGTGACGCCCTCCTCGCGCAGAAAGGTGATTCATGA
- a CDS encoding SGNH/GDSL hydrolase family protein: MTRSARLSPRRAIAVLAALAAAIACICALALTRPWAAGALPVSRADAGGAAPAPVVSIALPDNPRILVLGDSWTYGSAASAPTLGYAYLLGPLMGGETSVNGSRGSGYLVPGIDGGTFSERIAELDASDRPDLIVVQGSINDRKVPLEGYDEAVREAWDSLAALYPDAQIVVLGPAPQILPVEAATSEIDDRLGRAAASRGWPYISPIGEQWITPDNYAWIIDSGPIGRHHPTTGGHAYLAERLAAALDGLRSD, translated from the coding sequence ATGACCCGATCCGCCCGGCTTTCGCCGCGCCGCGCGATCGCCGTCCTTGCGGCGCTGGCGGCGGCGATCGCGTGCATCTGCGCACTCGCGCTGACGCGCCCCTGGGCGGCAGGGGCGCTGCCGGTCAGCCGAGCGGATGCGGGTGGCGCCGCGCCTGCTCCGGTGGTGTCGATCGCGCTCCCCGACAACCCCCGCATCCTCGTTCTCGGCGACTCCTGGACCTACGGCTCCGCCGCCTCCGCGCCGACGCTGGGTTACGCGTACCTCCTCGGCCCGCTCATGGGCGGCGAGACGAGCGTGAACGGTTCACGGGGCAGCGGCTATCTCGTTCCCGGCATCGACGGTGGAACCTTCTCCGAGCGCATCGCCGAGTTGGATGCGTCCGACCGCCCCGATCTGATCGTCGTGCAGGGCTCGATCAACGATCGGAAGGTCCCCCTCGAGGGCTACGACGAAGCCGTGCGCGAGGCCTGGGACTCGCTCGCCGCGCTGTACCCGGATGCGCAGATCGTCGTCCTCGGACCCGCTCCGCAGATCCTTCCCGTAGAGGCGGCGACCTCGGAGATCGACGATCGGCTGGGCCGGGCGGCGGCGTCGCGCGGCTGGCCGTACATCTCGCCCATCGGGGAACAGTGGATCACGCCGGACAATTACGCGTGGATCATCGACAGCGGACCGATCGGCCGCCATCACCCCACGACCGGGGGCCACGCGTATCTCGCGGAGCGGCTCGCGGCTGCCCTCGACGGCCTGCGCTCGGACTGA
- a CDS encoding arginine--tRNA ligase — translation MDPEQLSAALHAVVAPIVEARRPGVEVAVSDIVLERPKNRDHGDWASNIALKLAKQVGANPRELAAEIAGPLGDVPGVASVEIAGPGFINIRLDAAAAGALARVIVEAGAAFGSNTTQRGNSINLEFVSANPTGPLHIGHTRWAALGDAIARLLLASGAPLVREFYINDAGAQMERFGRSVLAAVKGEPAPEDGYVGAYIQELADRVRAADFHGEPGGVLSASPEEQLSFTTELAYALQLGEIQASLEQFNVHFDVWYSERVLHAGSPSLVDEAVERLREQGHVFEQDDAVWVRTTDFGDDKDRVIRRSNGEYTYFAADAAYYLNKGDRGFAHKIYLLGADHHGYVHRLKALAGAAGDDPDKDIEVLIGQLVSINGARLSKRAGNIIELDDLRAWLGTDALRYSLARYPADSPLTLDPEILQKRTNDNPVFYVQYAHARTHNVARNAAASGVERTAFSPELLTHETESALLGALQEFPRLVAFAADLREPHRIARYLEELAGLYHRWYDNCRVIPLGDDEVTDLHRTRLWLNDATGQVLRNGLDLLGVSAPERM, via the coding sequence ATGGATCCCGAACAGCTCTCCGCCGCCCTGCACGCCGTCGTCGCACCGATCGTCGAGGCGCGACGCCCCGGTGTCGAGGTGGCGGTGTCGGACATCGTCCTCGAGCGCCCGAAGAATCGTGACCACGGCGACTGGGCGTCCAACATCGCCCTGAAGCTCGCCAAGCAGGTGGGCGCGAACCCGCGGGAGCTCGCCGCGGAGATCGCGGGCCCTCTCGGTGATGTTCCCGGCGTCGCCTCCGTCGAGATCGCCGGTCCCGGGTTCATCAACATCCGTCTGGATGCGGCGGCCGCCGGTGCCCTCGCGCGCGTAATCGTCGAGGCGGGCGCGGCGTTCGGCTCCAACACCACCCAGCGCGGCAACTCGATCAATCTCGAGTTCGTCAGCGCGAACCCGACCGGTCCGCTCCACATCGGCCACACCCGCTGGGCGGCGCTCGGCGACGCCATCGCCCGTCTGCTCCTGGCGAGCGGCGCCCCGCTCGTGCGCGAGTTCTACATCAACGACGCGGGTGCACAGATGGAGCGCTTCGGCCGCTCCGTGCTCGCCGCGGTGAAGGGCGAGCCGGCTCCGGAGGACGGCTACGTCGGCGCCTACATCCAGGAGCTTGCCGACCGCGTGCGCGCGGCGGACTTCCACGGCGAGCCCGGCGGCGTGCTGTCCGCCTCGCCCGAGGAGCAGCTGAGCTTCACCACCGAGCTCGCGTACGCGCTGCAGCTGGGCGAGATCCAGGCCTCTCTCGAACAGTTCAACGTGCACTTCGACGTCTGGTACTCCGAGCGCGTCCTGCACGCGGGGTCCCCGAGTCTCGTCGACGAGGCCGTCGAACGCCTGCGGGAGCAGGGCCATGTCTTCGAGCAGGACGACGCCGTCTGGGTGCGCACGACCGACTTCGGCGACGACAAGGACCGCGTCATCCGTCGCTCGAACGGCGAGTACACCTACTTCGCGGCGGATGCGGCCTACTACCTCAACAAGGGGGATCGCGGTTTCGCGCACAAGATCTACCTGCTCGGTGCCGACCACCACGGCTACGTCCACCGGCTCAAGGCGCTCGCCGGCGCGGCGGGCGACGACCCCGACAAGGACATCGAGGTGCTGATCGGCCAGCTCGTCTCGATCAACGGCGCCCGCCTCTCCAAGCGCGCGGGGAACATCATCGAGCTCGACGACCTGCGCGCCTGGCTCGGCACCGACGCCCTGCGGTACTCGCTGGCGCGGTACCCCGCCGACTCGCCGCTCACGCTCGACCCCGAGATCCTGCAGAAGCGCACGAACGACAACCCGGTCTTCTACGTGCAGTACGCCCACGCCCGCACCCACAACGTGGCGCGCAACGCCGCCGCATCCGGGGTGGAGCGCACGGCATTCTCCCCGGAGCTGCTCACCCACGAGACCGAGTCGGCGCTGCTCGGTGCGCTGCAGGAGTTCCCGCGGCTGGTCGCCTTCGCCGCCGACCTGCGCGAGCCGCATCGCATCGCCCGATACCTGGAGGAGCTCGCGGGTCTCTATCACCGCTGGTACGACAACTGCCGCGTGATCCCGCTCGGCGACGACGAGGTGACCGACCTGCATCGCACGCGGCTGTGGCTCAACGACGCGACCGGCCAGGTCCTGCGCAACGGGCTGGACCTGTTGGGCGTCAGCGCACCCGAGCGGATGTGA
- a CDS encoding homoserine dehydrogenase: MIDHRHLRVALLGAGAVGSQVAALLLKHGDELADRAGASLQLAGIAVRDVDAPRDVDLPQELFTTDAESLIVGADIVIELIGGIEPARTHLLQAINSGADVVTANKALLATYGSEIFDAADQVGAQVYYEAAAAGAIPIIRPLRDSLAGDRVQRIMGIVNGTTNYILDRMDTEGAEFADVLAQAQALGYAEADPTADVEGYDAAQKAAILASLAFHTAVPLESVHREGITAITTQMMDAARHAGYVIKLLAVCERLTGQDSPTGEAISVRVYPALVPRSHPLASVHGANNAVFVEAEAAGSLMFYGAGAGGVQTASAVLGDVVSAARRHIAGGVGVGESTRANLPVLPIGHAQTRYQITLEVSDQAGVLAHIAGTLSEGHVSIATVEQTVIAEDGADSGRARLVIGTHKAREQDLSDTVDRLADSDVVERVVSVLRVEGD; encoded by the coding sequence ATGATCGACCATCGCCACCTCCGGGTCGCTCTGCTGGGAGCCGGCGCCGTCGGGTCGCAGGTCGCAGCTCTCCTGCTCAAGCACGGCGATGAGCTCGCGGACCGCGCGGGAGCGAGCCTCCAGCTCGCCGGCATCGCCGTGCGCGACGTCGACGCCCCGCGCGACGTGGACCTTCCGCAGGAGCTCTTCACGACCGACGCCGAGTCGCTCATCGTCGGCGCCGACATCGTGATCGAGCTCATCGGCGGCATCGAGCCGGCGAGGACCCACCTGCTGCAGGCGATCAATTCCGGCGCCGACGTCGTGACGGCGAACAAGGCCCTGCTGGCGACCTACGGCTCCGAGATCTTCGACGCCGCCGACCAGGTCGGGGCGCAGGTCTACTACGAGGCCGCCGCGGCGGGTGCGATTCCGATCATCCGCCCGCTGCGCGACTCGCTCGCCGGCGATCGCGTGCAGCGCATCATGGGCATCGTCAACGGGACGACGAACTACATCCTCGACCGGATGGACACCGAGGGTGCGGAGTTCGCCGACGTCCTGGCGCAGGCGCAGGCGCTCGGTTACGCCGAGGCCGACCCGACGGCCGACGTGGAGGGCTACGACGCGGCGCAGAAGGCCGCCATCCTCGCCTCGCTCGCCTTCCACACGGCCGTTCCGCTCGAGTCCGTCCACCGCGAGGGCATCACGGCGATCACGACGCAGATGATGGATGCGGCTCGCCACGCGGGCTACGTCATCAAGCTGCTCGCGGTCTGCGAGCGGCTCACCGGGCAGGATTCTCCCACCGGCGAGGCGATCTCGGTGCGGGTGTACCCGGCGCTGGTGCCGCGCTCGCATCCGCTCGCCAGTGTCCACGGCGCCAACAACGCGGTCTTCGTCGAGGCGGAGGCGGCGGGTTCGCTGATGTTCTACGGCGCCGGCGCGGGCGGCGTGCAGACCGCATCCGCCGTGCTGGGCGATGTCGTCTCCGCGGCACGTCGCCACATCGCCGGCGGCGTGGGGGTGGGGGAGTCCACGCGCGCGAACCTCCCGGTCCTGCCGATCGGCCACGCGCAGACGCGGTATCAGATCACGCTCGAGGTCAGCGACCAGGCGGGTGTGCTCGCCCACATCGCCGGCACCCTGAGCGAGGGGCACGTCTCGATCGCGACGGTCGAGCAGACGGTCATCGCCGAAGACGGCGCAGACTCGGGCCGGGCGCGCCTGGTCATCGGAACGCACAAAGCACGCGAGCAGGATCTCAGCGACACGGTCGACCGACTCGCGGACAGCGACGTCGTCGAGCGGGTCGTCTCGGTCCTGCGGGTAGAAGGAGACTGA